Proteins encoded by one window of Hafnia alvei:
- the speFL gene encoding leader peptide SpeFL, which translates to MENNNKAMPHIRRVTHLMMMAHRSCFDFHLFNSK; encoded by the coding sequence ATGGAAAATAACAATAAAGCTATGCCGCATATCCGACGCGTCACTCATCTGATGATGATGGCCCATCGTAGCTGCTTTGACTTTCACCTTTTCAACTCTAAATAA
- the speF gene encoding ornithine decarboxylase SpeF, which yields MEKLKIAVNTNTSECFSTERETVDINNTNFTDVSAAVISVEDAVSGTLDTIEQTGFGIPVFVAVCCEEELPAEVLPRVTGVFELCDGNVDFYGKQLEAAAVKYEKDVLPPFFGSLVEYVQQGNAAFDCPGHQGGQFFRRHPAGRQFFDYFGETLFRSDLCNADVSMGDLLIHEGAPCTAQMHAAKVFNADKTYFVLNGTSSSNKVVLNALLAPGDLVLFDRNNHKSNHHGALIQAGATPVYLETARNPFGFIGGIDSHCFEEKYLRDLVREVAPERSSEKRPFRLAVIQLGTYDGTIYNARQVVDKIGHLCDYILFDSAWVGYEQFIPMMNDCSPLLLELNENDPGILVTQSVHKQQAGFSQTSQIHKKDKHIKGQDRYVNHKRMNNAFMMHASTSPFYPLFAALDVNAKMHEGESGKRMWMDCVKVGIETRKLLLKLCKHIRPFVPATIDGRKWEDFDTEEMANDLRFFDFIPGERWHSFEGYAEHQYFVDPCKLMLTTPGINVQTGEYDKFGVPATILANFLRENGIVPEKCDLNSILFLMTPAEDMAKMQHLVAQIARFERLLEEDAPLSEVLPSIYKNYEERYQGYTIRQLCQEMHDLYVSHNVKQLQKEMFRKAHFPKVVMNPQQANIEFVRGNVELVALNQVEGRIAAEGALPYPPGVLCVVPGEIWGGSVQRYFLALEEGINLLPGFAPELQGVYIQQDEDGRKRAYGYVIKQ from the coding sequence ATGGAAAAATTAAAAATAGCAGTTAATACCAACACCTCTGAATGCTTTAGTACTGAACGTGAAACTGTAGATATTAATAATACTAACTTTACTGATGTATCCGCTGCCGTTATTTCTGTGGAAGATGCGGTTTCAGGCACGCTGGATACGATTGAACAAACTGGTTTCGGTATTCCTGTTTTTGTTGCCGTTTGCTGCGAAGAAGAATTGCCAGCAGAAGTGCTGCCACGCGTGACTGGCGTGTTTGAGCTGTGCGATGGCAACGTTGATTTCTACGGCAAACAGCTCGAGGCCGCTGCAGTTAAATATGAGAAAGACGTTTTACCTCCTTTCTTTGGTAGCCTCGTTGAATATGTGCAGCAGGGTAACGCCGCATTTGACTGCCCAGGACATCAAGGCGGCCAGTTCTTCCGTCGCCACCCAGCAGGCCGTCAGTTCTTTGATTACTTTGGTGAAACATTATTCCGTTCTGACCTGTGTAACGCTGACGTATCAATGGGTGACCTGCTTATCCATGAAGGCGCTCCTTGCACCGCGCAGATGCATGCGGCCAAAGTCTTTAACGCCGATAAAACTTACTTCGTATTAAACGGGACTTCTTCTTCGAACAAAGTGGTGCTGAATGCGTTGTTGGCTCCGGGTGATTTAGTGTTATTTGACCGTAACAACCATAAATCTAACCACCACGGTGCGTTAATTCAGGCGGGTGCAACACCGGTATATTTGGAAACTGCGCGTAACCCGTTTGGCTTTATTGGTGGTATTGATTCCCATTGTTTTGAAGAGAAATACCTGCGTGATTTAGTGCGTGAAGTGGCTCCAGAACGCTCTTCAGAAAAACGCCCATTCCGTTTAGCGGTTATTCAGTTAGGTACCTACGACGGTACTATCTATAACGCCCGCCAAGTCGTTGATAAAATTGGTCATCTGTGTGACTACATCCTGTTTGACTCTGCATGGGTAGGCTACGAACAGTTCATTCCAATGATGAATGATTGTTCTCCTCTGCTGTTAGAGCTGAATGAAAACGATCCTGGTATTTTGGTGACTCAGTCCGTTCATAAACAACAGGCTGGTTTCTCTCAGACTTCACAGATCCACAAAAAAGATAAACATATCAAAGGCCAAGATCGCTATGTAAATCATAAACGCATGAACAATGCTTTCATGATGCATGCGTCAACCAGCCCATTCTATCCATTGTTTGCTGCGCTTGATGTGAACGCCAAGATGCATGAAGGCGAAAGCGGAAAACGCATGTGGATGGACTGCGTTAAAGTCGGTATCGAAACACGTAAGCTGTTGTTAAAACTCTGCAAACACATTCGTCCGTTCGTTCCTGCAACCATCGATGGCCGTAAGTGGGAAGATTTTGATACCGAAGAAATGGCTAACGATCTGCGCTTCTTCGACTTCATCCCTGGCGAACGCTGGCACTCATTTGAAGGCTATGCAGAACATCAGTACTTTGTAGACCCATGCAAACTGATGCTGACCACGCCGGGTATCAACGTGCAAACCGGTGAATACGATAAGTTTGGTGTTCCAGCGACTATCCTTGCCAACTTCCTGCGTGAGAATGGCATTGTCCCTGAAAAATGTGACCTGAACTCAATCCTGTTCCTGATGACGCCTGCGGAAGATATGGCGAAGATGCAGCATCTTGTCGCGCAAATCGCTCGTTTCGAACGCTTGTTAGAAGAAGATGCGCCACTGTCAGAAGTGTTGCCATCCATCTACAAAAACTACGAAGAACGTTATCAGGGTTACACCATCCGCCAGCTGTGTCAGGAAATGCATGACCTGTATGTCAGCCATAACGTGAAACAGCTGCAAAAAGAGATGTTCCGTAAAGCTCACTTCCCGAAAGTGGTGATGAATCCACAGCAGGCAAATATCGAGTTTGTTCGTGGCAACGTTGAACTGGTTGCGCTGAATCAGGTTGAAGGCCGCATCGCCGCTGAAGGTGCACTTCCTTATCCTCCAGGTGTTCTGTGCGTCGTCCCAGGTGAAATCTGGGGCGGTTCTGTACAGCGTTACTTCTTGGCATTGGAAGAGGGCATTAACCTGCTGCCAGGGTTCGCACCTGAATTACAGGGTGTCTATATCCAACAGGATGAGGATGGACGTAAACGTGCTTATGGTTATGTTATTAAACAATAA
- the potE gene encoding putrescine-ornithine antiporter, translated as MSTSKSSNKMGVVQLTILTAVNMMGSGIIMLPTKLAEVGTLSIVSWLVTALGSMALAYAFAKCGMFSRKSGGMGGYAEYAFGKSGNFMANYTYGVSLLIANVAIAISAVGYGTELMGANLTPLGICIATIGVLWLATIANFGGARITGRISGVTVWGVIIPVVGISIIGWFWFSPTMYVQSWNPHHLPVFEAVGSSIAMTLWAFLGLESACANTDVVDNPERNVPIAVLGGTLGAAVIYIVSTNVIAGIVPNMDLANSTAPFGLAFAQMFTPGVGKIIMALMIMSCVGSLLGWQFTIAQVFKSSADEGYFPKVFSKLTKAEAPVKGMIVIVIIQTVLSLMTISPSLNKQFNVLVNLAVVTNIIPYILSMAALVIIQKVAKVNPSKARMANIIAFIGAMYSFYALYSSGEEAMMYGAIVTFLGWTLYGLISPRFEMQDKNV; from the coding sequence ATGAGTACGTCTAAAAGCAGTAACAAAATGGGCGTCGTTCAGCTCACAATTTTGACAGCGGTTAACATGATGGGGTCAGGGATCATCATGTTGCCGACCAAATTAGCGGAAGTGGGTACGCTTTCCATCGTTTCATGGCTGGTGACCGCGTTAGGGTCGATGGCCTTGGCCTATGCGTTTGCTAAATGCGGGATGTTTAGCCGTAAATCAGGCGGTATGGGCGGATATGCGGAATATGCTTTCGGCAAATCCGGTAACTTTATGGCGAACTACACCTACGGTGTATCTTTGCTGATTGCTAACGTGGCAATCGCCATTTCGGCCGTAGGTTACGGTACCGAATTAATGGGAGCGAACCTTACCCCTCTGGGCATTTGCATCGCGACTATCGGCGTGCTGTGGTTGGCGACTATTGCTAACTTCGGTGGCGCGCGCATCACTGGCCGTATTAGCGGCGTGACCGTTTGGGGCGTAATCATCCCTGTGGTTGGGATTTCCATTATCGGTTGGTTCTGGTTTAGCCCAACCATGTACGTGCAATCATGGAACCCGCATCATTTACCTGTATTTGAGGCCGTTGGTTCTTCTATTGCCATGACGCTGTGGGCATTCTTGGGCTTAGAATCAGCCTGTGCGAATACCGACGTTGTTGATAACCCAGAACGTAATGTTCCCATTGCCGTACTAGGCGGGACGTTAGGCGCAGCGGTTATCTATATTGTTTCTACCAACGTGATTGCCGGTATTGTGCCAAACATGGATTTGGCTAACTCAACCGCGCCGTTTGGTTTAGCGTTTGCCCAAATGTTCACCCCGGGCGTGGGTAAGATCATCATGGCTCTGATGATTATGTCCTGCGTAGGTTCATTGCTGGGTTGGCAGTTCACCATCGCGCAGGTATTTAAGTCTTCTGCGGATGAAGGTTATTTCCCTAAAGTTTTCTCTAAATTAACCAAAGCTGAAGCACCGGTAAAAGGCATGATCGTTATCGTGATCATCCAGACCGTGCTGTCTTTAATGACCATCAGTCCGTCGTTGAACAAACAGTTTAACGTGTTGGTTAACTTAGCGGTGGTGACCAACATTATTCCGTACATCCTTTCAATGGCGGCGTTGGTTATTATCCAGAAAGTGGCGAAGGTTAATCCTAGCAAGGCGCGTATGGCGAATATCATCGCGTTTATCGGTGCGATGTATAGCTTCTATGCGCTTTATTCATCTGGCGAAGAAGCCATGATGTACGGTGCGATTGTGACCTTCTTAGGATGGACGCTATACGGTCTTATTTCTCCACGCTTTGAAATGCAGGACAAAAATGTTTAA
- a CDS encoding glutathione S-transferase family protein: MITVHHLNNSRSHRVLWTLEELGLPYQIEQYQRDPVTMLAPESLKKIHPLGKAPVLTDGEWTIAESAAILEYLQETYDHSALLKPQEKPERMQYRYWLHYAEGSLMPLLVMKLIFNRLGKAPVPWLIRPIGSLLGKGVQRGYLDQQLATHLRFIENHLSKNNWFAGDHFSLADIQMSFPLEAMNIRTGLDKAPHARGLLKRLHARPAYQLALEKGGPMELMD, from the coding sequence ATGATTACGGTTCATCATCTTAACAATTCGCGTTCCCACCGTGTGCTTTGGACCCTAGAGGAGCTTGGGTTGCCCTATCAGATTGAGCAATACCAACGCGACCCAGTAACTATGTTGGCACCTGAATCGCTGAAGAAAATTCATCCTCTGGGCAAAGCGCCGGTTCTGACTGATGGAGAGTGGACCATTGCGGAATCAGCCGCCATTCTTGAATATCTTCAAGAGACCTATGACCATTCGGCGCTGCTAAAGCCACAAGAAAAACCAGAGCGCATGCAATACCGATACTGGCTGCATTATGCCGAAGGATCGTTAATGCCGTTATTGGTGATGAAGCTGATTTTTAATCGTTTGGGAAAAGCGCCGGTTCCGTGGCTGATTCGCCCAATTGGAAGCCTGCTCGGCAAAGGCGTGCAGCGCGGTTATCTCGATCAGCAACTGGCGACGCATCTTCGTTTTATTGAAAATCATCTGAGCAAAAATAACTGGTTTGCTGGCGATCATTTTAGTCTGGCTGATATACAAATGAGTTTCCCACTCGAGGCGATGAATATCCGTACTGGTTTAGATAAAGCCCCTCATGCGCGTGGTTTATTGAAGCGTTTGCATGCCAGACCGGCTTATCAGCTGGCGTTAGAGAAAGGTGGCCCAATGGAGTTGATGGATTAG
- the nikR gene encoding nickel-responsive transcriptional regulator NikR, which translates to MQRVTLSLDDDLMAEIDAIIKERNYQNRSEAIRDLARAGLQATATPTSNDETSNCVAALFYVYDHEARELSKRLTKSFHDHHDLSLASLHVHLDHGSCLEVSLLKGATGKVKGLAEKVIAERGVRYGKLLVVPGEEYEHQHEDGEGHHHHQHD; encoded by the coding sequence ATGCAACGAGTCACTCTTTCATTGGACGACGATTTGATGGCCGAAATTGATGCCATCATCAAAGAACGTAATTACCAAAACCGCTCAGAGGCGATTCGTGATTTGGCTCGGGCAGGGCTGCAAGCTACGGCAACGCCAACGTCGAACGATGAAACCAGCAACTGTGTGGCTGCGCTGTTTTACGTTTACGATCATGAAGCGCGTGAGCTTTCTAAGCGCCTGACGAAAAGCTTCCACGATCATCACGATCTCTCCCTTGCAAGCCTGCATGTGCATCTCGATCACGGCAGTTGCCTAGAAGTTTCCTTGCTGAAAGGCGCGACGGGAAAAGTGAAAGGATTAGCCGAGAAGGTGATTGCCGAACGAGGCGTTCGCTACGGTAAACTGCTGGTTGTGCCGGGCGAAGAGTATGAACATCAGCATGAAGATGGGGAAGGGCATCACCACCATCAGCATGATTAA
- the mltC gene encoding membrane-bound lytic murein transglycosylase MltC, producing MKKVLALILIAPLLISCSGKKNTQDSEAFVKDTNGFDILMGQFAHNIENIWGINEVLIAGPKDYVKYTGQYLTRSHINFDSGQITIETISPTDPAASLKQAIVSTLLMGDDPGSIDLYSDVNDIQISKEPFLYGQVLDNTGQPIRWQGRASNFADYLIQHKLMKRTSGLHVIYSVTIQLVPNHLDKRAHKYLGMVRKASEKYGVDESLILAIMQTESSFNPYAVSGSDALGLMQVVQHTAGKDVFVQKGKWGTPSRSYLFDPENNIDTGTAYLAILQNNYLGGIQNPTSRRYAVITAYNGGAGSVLRVFSSDRNRAVSIINQLTPGDVYETLTNKHPSGESRRYLYKVNNAQKSYRRGK from the coding sequence ATGAAGAAAGTTTTAGCATTGATCCTGATCGCACCCTTGCTGATCTCTTGTTCTGGAAAGAAAAATACTCAGGACAGCGAAGCCTTTGTCAAAGATACCAATGGCTTCGATATTTTGATGGGACAGTTTGCCCATAACATTGAAAACATTTGGGGCATTAACGAGGTACTGATTGCGGGTCCAAAAGACTACGTAAAATATACCGGTCAATACCTGACACGTAGCCATATCAACTTTGATTCCGGCCAGATCACCATCGAAACCATCTCACCAACCGATCCCGCAGCCAGTTTAAAACAGGCGATCGTGAGCACTTTGCTGATGGGTGACGATCCGGGGTCTATCGATCTCTATTCTGATGTGAACGATATTCAGATCAGTAAAGAACCCTTCCTGTATGGGCAGGTGCTAGATAACACCGGGCAGCCTATTCGCTGGCAGGGGCGCGCCAGTAACTTTGCCGACTATCTGATCCAGCATAAGCTGATGAAACGTACGTCTGGCCTGCACGTGATTTACTCCGTAACCATTCAACTGGTGCCTAACCACTTGGATAAGCGTGCGCATAAATATCTTGGCATGGTGCGCAAAGCCTCTGAAAAATATGGCGTTGATGAGTCATTGATTCTGGCTATTATGCAAACAGAATCCAGCTTTAACCCGTATGCGGTAAGCGGATCGGATGCGCTCGGTCTGATGCAGGTGGTTCAGCACACGGCGGGTAAAGACGTATTCGTGCAGAAAGGGAAATGGGGCACGCCAAGCCGTAGCTATCTGTTTGATCCAGAAAACAATATCGATACAGGTACTGCCTATCTGGCGATTTTGCAGAACAACTATTTGGGTGGTATTCAGAACCCAACTTCACGCCGCTATGCCGTTATTACCGCCTATAACGGTGGGGCAGGTAGCGTGCTGCGCGTGTTCTCCAGCGACCGTAACCGCGCGGTAAGTATCATCAACCAGCTAACGCCGGGTGATGTGTACGAAACGCTAACCAATAAGCACCCATCGGGCGAATCTCGTCGTTATCTATACAAAGTTAACAACGCCCAGAAGAGCTATCGTCGCGGGAAGTAG
- a CDS encoding oxidative damage protection protein codes for MSRTIFCTFLNQEAEGQDFQLYPGELGKRIYNEISKEAWSQWMSKQTMLINEKKLNMMNPDDRKLLEQEMVKFLFEGHDVHIEGYTPPSQ; via the coding sequence ATGAGTAGAACGATTTTTTGTACATTTCTGAATCAAGAAGCCGAAGGGCAGGATTTCCAGCTATATCCCGGTGAACTGGGTAAGCGGATCTATAACGAAATCTCTAAAGAAGCGTGGTCGCAGTGGATGTCGAAACAAACCATGCTCATCAACGAGAAAAAGCTCAACATGATGAATCCTGATGACCGAAAACTGCTGGAACAGGAAATGGTGAAGTTCCTGTTTGAAGGCCACGACGTGCATATCGAAGGTTACACGCCGCCAAGTCAGTAA
- the mutY gene encoding A/G-specific adenine glycosylase, translating into MMLAQQFAQSVLTWYDRYGRKTLPWQSPKTPYQVWLSEVMLQQTQVATVIPYFLRFMEKFPDVRALAAAPQDEVLHLWTGLGYYARGRNLHKAAQTIVEKHGGEFPTSFEEVCALPGVGRSTAGAILSLSLGQHYPILDGNVKRVLARCYAVDGWPGKKEVENRLWQISEEVTPAKGVSQFNQAMMDLGAIVCTRSKPKCELCPLSSGCMAYANNSWSQYPGKKPKQTIPERTGYFLMMQIGDKVWLEQRPNVGLWGGLYCFPQFASEDELRQHVESLGIGQPKLHQLTSFRHTFSHFHLDIVPIWFDITQHSHCMDEGTGLWYNLAQPPSVGLAAPVERLLQQLVKEPVAK; encoded by the coding sequence ATGATGCTGGCGCAACAGTTCGCGCAGTCGGTGCTAACTTGGTACGACCGCTACGGACGCAAAACTTTGCCGTGGCAAAGTCCAAAAACACCCTATCAAGTATGGCTTTCAGAAGTCATGTTGCAACAAACGCAGGTTGCGACCGTGATCCCCTATTTTCTGCGCTTTATGGAAAAATTCCCTGACGTGCGAGCGCTCGCCGCTGCGCCTCAGGATGAAGTTTTGCACCTGTGGACCGGCCTCGGCTACTACGCCCGTGGGCGTAATCTACATAAAGCCGCGCAAACCATCGTTGAAAAGCACGGCGGTGAATTCCCAACCTCTTTTGAAGAGGTCTGCGCGCTGCCCGGCGTTGGACGTTCTACCGCGGGCGCTATTCTCTCTTTATCGCTTGGCCAGCATTACCCTATTTTAGACGGAAACGTAAAACGCGTATTGGCCCGCTGCTATGCGGTTGACGGTTGGCCGGGCAAAAAAGAGGTTGAAAACCGTCTGTGGCAAATCAGTGAAGAAGTCACTCCGGCCAAAGGCGTCAGCCAATTTAATCAGGCGATGATGGATTTAGGCGCGATAGTTTGCACGCGCAGCAAACCAAAATGCGAACTGTGCCCGCTGAGCAGCGGATGCATGGCTTACGCCAACAACAGTTGGAGCCAGTATCCGGGTAAGAAACCGAAGCAGACTATTCCCGAACGAACCGGCTATTTCTTAATGATGCAAATAGGCGATAAGGTCTGGCTGGAACAGCGTCCTAACGTTGGGCTATGGGGTGGCTTGTACTGCTTCCCACAGTTTGCCAGCGAAGACGAATTACGTCAGCACGTTGAGTCTTTGGGCATAGGTCAGCCAAAGCTTCATCAGCTAACCTCATTTCGCCATACCTTTAGCCATTTTCATTTAGATATCGTGCCAATTTGGTTTGATATAACACAGCACAGCCACTGCATGGATGAAGGAACTGGACTCTGGTATAACTTAGCCCAGCCACCGTCTGTCGGTCTGGCAGCCCCCGTGGAACGTTTATTGCAGCAGCTGGTAAAAGAGCCTGTTGCTAAGTGA
- the trmB gene encoding tRNA (guanosine(46)-N7)-methyltransferase TrmB produces MNDVVSPEFDENGRVMRRIRSFVRRQGRLTKGQQFALDNFWPVMGVDFQPQPLDLVALFGREAPTVLEIGFGMGASLVTMAQQHPEKNFLGIEVHSPGVGACLAAAHEAGITNLRVMCHDAIEVLEEMIPESSLAMVQLFFPDPWHKARHHKRRIVQAPFAQQIKSKLKIGGVFHMATDWENYAEHMLEVMNNAPGYKNLSSDNTYVPRPDSRPLTKFELRGQRLGHGNWDLMFERVE; encoded by the coding sequence ATGAATGACGTTGTATCACCGGAATTTGATGAGAACGGCCGCGTTATGCGCCGTATCCGCAGTTTTGTTCGCCGCCAAGGGCGTCTGACCAAAGGGCAGCAGTTTGCGCTGGATAACTTCTGGCCGGTGATGGGCGTAGATTTTCAGCCACAGCCGCTGGATCTGGTGGCTTTGTTTGGCCGTGAAGCGCCTACCGTGCTTGAAATCGGCTTTGGTATGGGCGCGTCGTTGGTTACCATGGCGCAGCAGCATCCTGAGAAAAACTTCCTCGGCATCGAAGTGCATTCGCCAGGGGTGGGTGCATGTTTGGCCGCAGCTCATGAAGCGGGCATCACTAACTTACGCGTGATGTGCCATGATGCGATTGAAGTACTGGAAGAGATGATCCCGGAGAGTTCGCTGGCAATGGTTCAGCTATTCTTCCCCGATCCATGGCATAAGGCGCGCCATCATAAGCGCCGTATCGTACAAGCTCCGTTTGCACAGCAGATTAAGAGCAAATTAAAAATCGGCGGCGTTTTCCATATGGCAACTGACTGGGAAAACTACGCTGAGCATATGCTGGAAGTGATGAACAACGCACCGGGTTACAAAAACCTGTCCAGCGATAATACATACGTCCCTCGGCCGGACTCGCGTCCATTAACGAAGTTTGAACTGCGTGGTCAGCGTTTGGGGCATGGCAACTGGGATTTGATGTTTGAGAGGGTAGAATAA
- a CDS encoding YggL family protein has protein sequence MAKNRSRRLRKKMHIDEFQELGFSVSWNFEEGTGIDIIDTTVDKFIDEAIEPNGLAFDGSGYLAWEGLICLQQIGQCTEEHQKLVKDWLEAHGMKNVVVSDLFDVWWD, from the coding sequence ATGGCTAAAAACCGCAGCCGTCGTTTGCGTAAAAAGATGCATATCGATGAGTTTCAGGAATTGGGTTTCAGCGTAAGCTGGAACTTTGAAGAAGGCACCGGTATCGACATTATCGACACTACCGTTGATAAATTCATCGATGAAGCGATTGAGCCAAACGGTCTGGCATTTGATGGCAGTGGCTATCTGGCATGGGAAGGTCTGATTTGCCTGCAGCAGATCGGTCAGTGCACCGAAGAACATCAGAAGCTGGTTAAAGACTGGCTAGAAGCACACGGCATGAAAAATGTTGTCGTGAGCGATCTGTTTGATGTTTGGTGGGATTGA
- the glsB gene encoding glutaminase B, producing MATKLSNQLLEDILAQVRPLIGQGKVADYIPALAEVPANKLGIAVCTVDGETYQAGDADERFSIQSISKVLSLTVALSRYAESDIWARVGKEPSGQPFNSLLQLELEQGKPRNPFINAGALVVCDMLQSRLSAPKQRMLEVVRALSGEPDIVYDARVARSEFEHSDRNAAIAYLMKSFGNFENDVITVLQTYFHYCALRMSCMELARTFVYLANNGHSPALDEPLINERQNRQINAMMVTSGMYDGAGEFAYRVGMPGKSGVGGGIIAVVPHEMSIAVWCPELDASGNSLAGTAALEILAQRIGRSIF from the coding sequence GTGGCGACTAAGCTGAGTAATCAACTGCTGGAAGATATTCTGGCTCAGGTACGCCCTTTGATCGGGCAGGGCAAAGTGGCGGACTATATTCCGGCTTTGGCTGAAGTGCCTGCGAATAAGCTGGGGATCGCCGTGTGTACCGTCGATGGCGAAACCTATCAGGCCGGTGACGCAGACGAGCGCTTTTCTATTCAGTCGATTTCTAAAGTATTGAGCTTGACCGTAGCGCTGAGCCGCTATGCGGAATCGGATATTTGGGCGCGGGTCGGTAAAGAGCCGTCTGGTCAGCCGTTTAACTCGCTGTTGCAGCTTGAGCTGGAGCAGGGGAAGCCGCGCAACCCTTTTATTAACGCAGGTGCGCTGGTGGTGTGCGATATGCTCCAGTCGCGTCTGAGCGCACCTAAGCAGCGTATGCTGGAAGTGGTGCGGGCGCTGTCCGGCGAGCCGGATATCGTATATGACGCACGCGTTGCGCGCTCTGAGTTTGAACATTCAGATCGAAATGCGGCTATTGCTTATCTGATGAAGTCGTTTGGCAACTTCGAAAATGACGTGATTACGGTGCTGCAAACCTACTTCCATTACTGCGCTTTAAGAATGAGTTGTATGGAACTGGCGCGCACTTTTGTCTATCTTGCCAATAACGGGCATTCTCCTGCGCTGGATGAGCCTCTCATCAATGAGCGGCAGAACCGCCAGATTAATGCCATGATGGTCACTAGCGGTATGTATGATGGCGCTGGCGAATTTGCCTATCGTGTCGGAATGCCCGGCAAGTCAGGCGTGGGCGGTGGCATTATTGCCGTTGTTCCACATGAAATGAGTATCGCAGTTTGGTGTCCGGAACTGGATGCCTCTGGTAACTCACTGGCGGGAACCGCCGCGCTTGAGATCTTGGCTCAGCGCATTGGCCGCTCGATTTTTTAG
- a CDS encoding DUF2884 domain-containing protein: MIRKLGLSLLMLTAWQAQAAWECNVKPQDDIIINPQQVQIVGASGNLTIDKNGNMTRDGKAVALSAKAQQQAVNLQSGIRTDFPWIDQGAQQRLEKARVSLDKVIVEQVGSDSNIRNRLTKLDSQLKEQMQKILEKRSDGYTFHHQAISKVEQEGQNLVNQTMGGVLQDSINEMGLKQAANATKSDNPLQAIMGNLGGLQQAIRTEWSKQDDDFKAFGKDVCTRITTLDNQRQALIKELPKA, encoded by the coding sequence ATGATTCGTAAATTAGGGTTATCTCTGCTGATGCTAACCGCGTGGCAGGCACAGGCGGCATGGGAATGTAACGTTAAACCGCAGGATGACATCATCATTAATCCGCAGCAGGTACAGATTGTGGGTGCCAGCGGAAATCTCACCATTGATAAAAACGGCAATATGACCCGCGATGGCAAAGCCGTAGCGCTAAGTGCTAAAGCGCAACAGCAGGCGGTAAATCTGCAATCGGGTATTCGTACTGATTTTCCGTGGATCGATCAGGGGGCTCAGCAGCGTTTAGAAAAGGCTCGTGTTTCGCTGGATAAAGTGATCGTTGAGCAGGTGGGTAGCGACAGCAACATTCGTAACCGCCTGACCAAACTGGATTCTCAGCTCAAAGAGCAGATGCAAAAAATTCTAGAAAAGCGCAGCGATGGGTATACCTTCCATCATCAAGCCATTTCTAAAGTTGAGCAGGAAGGCCAGAATTTAGTCAACCAGACCATGGGTGGTGTTCTGCAAGACAGCATCAATGAGATGGGGCTGAAACAGGCTGCGAATGCCACCAAGTCCGATAACCCGTTACAGGCCATCATGGGCAATCTGGGTGGGTTACAGCAGGCGATCCGTACCGAGTGGAGCAAGCAGGATGATGACTTCAAAGCTTTCGGGAAAGACGTTTGTACGCGCATTACTACGCTCGATAACCAGCGTCAGGCGCTGATTAAAGAGCTGCCAAAGGCGTAA